One genomic window of Kaistia geumhonensis includes the following:
- a CDS encoding ceramide glucosyltransferase — protein sequence MMDAELELLLVLLGAAFCIVTAAVHFISILIVTVRGRFAVGRIPAKLPAHPPVSILRPLCGLENAIEETIRSAYTIDYPEFEIVYCVASEKDPVIPLARRIMAEHPEVPSRLLVGDDRISINPKLNNLVKGWKAARHDWIVMADSNVLMPPDYLLRLLDRWVPGTGLVCSPPLGDAPDGAFGEIECAFLNTFQARWQLFSDAIGNGFAQGKSMLWRRENLDRHGSIEALAADPAEDAASTKVIRRAGLDVHLVHLPFPQPIGRRTLKAVWSRQLRWARLRRVTFPVFFCAELVVGGLFPIIVAAALATAGTIPFWVVAAYAVAWYGAEVLMAIGLGWRAGIRPTLALIARDLSLPVLWFAAVSGSGFEWRGNQMNVKEDSLAAAD from the coding sequence ATGATGGACGCCGAACTCGAGCTCCTGCTGGTCCTGCTCGGCGCTGCCTTCTGCATCGTCACGGCCGCCGTCCATTTCATTTCCATCCTGATCGTCACGGTCCGCGGCCGCTTCGCCGTAGGGCGCATTCCGGCCAAGCTGCCGGCCCATCCGCCGGTCTCGATCCTCAGGCCGCTCTGCGGCCTCGAGAACGCTATCGAGGAGACCATCCGCTCGGCCTATACGATCGACTATCCGGAATTCGAGATCGTCTACTGCGTCGCGAGCGAGAAGGACCCGGTCATCCCGCTGGCAAGGCGGATCATGGCCGAGCATCCCGAGGTGCCGTCGCGCCTCCTCGTCGGTGACGATCGGATCAGCATCAATCCGAAGCTCAACAATCTGGTGAAGGGCTGGAAGGCGGCGCGCCATGACTGGATCGTCATGGCCGACAGCAATGTGCTGATGCCGCCGGACTATCTGCTGCGCCTGCTGGATCGCTGGGTGCCCGGCACGGGCCTCGTCTGCTCGCCGCCGCTCGGCGATGCGCCGGATGGGGCTTTCGGCGAGATCGAATGCGCCTTCCTCAATACCTTCCAGGCCCGCTGGCAGCTTTTCTCGGACGCGATCGGCAACGGGTTCGCGCAGGGCAAGTCTATGCTCTGGCGGCGCGAGAATCTCGATCGCCACGGCTCGATCGAGGCCCTCGCAGCCGATCCTGCCGAGGACGCCGCCTCGACCAAGGTGATCCGCCGGGCCGGGCTCGACGTCCATCTCGTCCACCTGCCCTTCCCGCAGCCGATCGGCCGGCGGACGCTGAAGGCGGTCTGGAGCCGGCAGCTGCGCTGGGCGCGGCTGCGCCGCGTCACGTTCCCCGTCTTCTTCTGCGCCGAACTTGTGGTCGGCGGCCTGTTCCCGATCATCGTCGCGGCGGCGCTCGCCACCGCCGGAACGATCCCGTTCTGGGTGGTCGCCGCCTATGCCGTCGCCTGGTACGGCGCCGAGGTGCTGATGGCGATCGGCCTCGGCTGGCGCGCCGGCATTCGTCCGACGCTGGCGCTGATCGCGCGCGACCTCTCGCTGCCCGTGCTGTGGTTCGCCGCCGTGTCGGGCAGCGGCTTCGAATGGCGCGGCAACCAGATGAACGTCAAGGAAGACAGCCTCGCCGCGGCCGACTGA
- a CDS encoding acetyl-CoA carboxylase biotin carboxylase subunit — protein MFGKILIANRGEIACRVIRTARRMGIATVAVYSEADRDALHVEMADEAVAIGPAPASQSYLVIDRIVEAARQAGAEAVHPGYGFLSERPAFPEALEAAGIAFIGPNPRAMAAMGDKIESKRVAAAAHVSTVPGHLGVIADAEEAVAIARQIGFPVMIKASAGGGGKGMRIARDEAAVREGFRLATSEARSSFGDDRVFVEKFITDPRHIEIQLIADKHGHVVWLGERECSIQRRNQKVIEEAPSPLLDPETRRAMGEQAAALARAVGYDSVGTVEFVAGQDRSFFFLEMNTRLQVEHPVTELVTGLDLVEEMIRVAAGEPLRFGQDDVKLKGWAIESRIYAEDPYRDFMPSIGRLTRYRPPAEGTHRDVTVRNDTGVVEGSEIAIHYDPMIAKLVTHAPTREAAIDAMADALDGFELDGIRHNVPFLAALMAHPRWRAGALSTAFIADEFPGGFAGVTPDDTALEGLAALALTCERAATTRLAGLPGRLRPGAAPAADAFAVKIAGGLRKLRILSREAGVTEIETEAGRLISVKGHWSPGQRVWRGSIDGTPAVVQVQRIGPDWRLVHRGADLLARVMSPRVAALDALMPEKRVSDSAKALLCPMPGLVVSIAVEPGQSVKAGETLAIVEAMKMENILRAERDLVVDVIKAKVGDSLPVDAEIMTFA, from the coding sequence ATGTTCGGCAAGATCCTGATCGCAAATCGTGGCGAGATCGCCTGCCGGGTGATCAGGACCGCGCGGCGGATGGGCATCGCCACGGTCGCGGTCTATTCCGAGGCGGATCGCGACGCGCTGCATGTCGAGATGGCCGACGAGGCGGTGGCGATCGGCCCGGCGCCGGCCTCGCAATCCTACCTCGTCATCGACCGCATCGTTGAGGCCGCGCGGCAGGCCGGCGCCGAGGCGGTGCATCCTGGCTACGGTTTCCTCTCCGAGCGGCCCGCCTTTCCCGAGGCGCTGGAGGCGGCCGGCATCGCTTTCATCGGTCCCAATCCGCGCGCCATGGCGGCGATGGGCGACAAGATCGAATCGAAGCGCGTCGCCGCCGCGGCGCATGTCTCGACGGTCCCCGGCCATCTCGGCGTCATCGCCGATGCCGAGGAGGCCGTGGCGATCGCGCGCCAGATCGGCTTTCCGGTCATGATCAAGGCTTCGGCCGGCGGCGGCGGCAAGGGCATGCGCATCGCCCGCGACGAAGCGGCGGTGCGCGAGGGCTTCCGCCTCGCCACCTCGGAGGCCCGGTCGTCCTTCGGAGACGATCGCGTCTTCGTCGAGAAGTTCATCACCGATCCTCGCCACATCGAGATCCAGCTCATCGCCGACAAGCATGGCCATGTCGTGTGGCTCGGCGAGCGCGAATGTTCCATCCAGCGCCGCAACCAGAAGGTCATCGAGGAGGCGCCTTCGCCGCTGCTCGATCCGGAAACGCGCCGCGCGATGGGCGAGCAGGCCGCGGCCCTTGCCCGCGCCGTCGGCTATGACTCGGTCGGCACGGTCGAGTTCGTCGCCGGCCAGGATCGCAGCTTCTTCTTCCTCGAGATGAATACCCGACTGCAGGTCGAGCATCCGGTGACCGAGCTCGTCACCGGTCTCGATCTCGTCGAGGAGATGATCCGTGTCGCCGCCGGCGAGCCGCTGCGCTTCGGGCAGGACGACGTCAAGCTGAAGGGCTGGGCGATCGAGAGCCGCATCTATGCCGAGGATCCCTATCGCGACTTCATGCCCTCGATCGGGCGGCTGACGCGCTATCGCCCGCCGGCCGAGGGCACGCATCGCGACGTCACCGTGCGCAACGATACCGGCGTCGTCGAAGGATCGGAGATCGCCATCCACTACGATCCGATGATCGCCAAGCTCGTGACGCATGCGCCGACGCGCGAGGCCGCGATCGACGCGATGGCGGATGCGCTGGACGGCTTCGAGCTCGACGGCATCCGCCACAACGTGCCGTTCCTCGCGGCGCTCATGGCGCATCCGCGCTGGCGGGCCGGTGCTCTCTCCACCGCCTTCATCGCCGACGAATTTCCCGGCGGTTTCGCGGGCGTGACGCCCGACGACACCGCGCTCGAGGGTCTCGCGGCGCTCGCGCTCACCTGCGAACGCGCCGCGACGACCCGTCTCGCCGGGCTGCCGGGACGGCTGCGGCCCGGCGCCGCGCCTGCGGCGGACGCCTTCGCCGTGAAGATCGCGGGCGGCCTGCGCAAGCTTCGGATTCTCAGCCGCGAGGCCGGGGTCACCGAAATCGAGACCGAGGCGGGACGGCTCATCTCGGTCAAGGGCCATTGGTCGCCCGGCCAGCGCGTCTGGCGCGGCTCCATCGACGGCACGCCGGCGGTGGTGCAGGTCCAGCGCATCGGCCCGGACTGGCGCCTCGTCCATCGCGGCGCCGACCTTCTCGCCCGCGTCATGAGCCCGCGGGTGGCGGCGCTCGATGCGCTGATGCCGGAAAAGCGCGTCTCCGACAGCGCCAAGGCGCTGCTCTGCCCGATGCCGGGGCTCGTCGTCTCGATCGCCGTCGAGCCGGGTCAATCGGTGAAGGCGGGCGAGACGCTGGCTATCGTCGAGGCGATGAAGATGGAGAACATCCTGCGCGCCGAGCGCGATCTGGTCGTGGATGTCATCAAGGCCAAGGTCGGCGACAGCCTGCCGGTCGACGCGGAGATCATGACTTTCGCCTGA